TCGTTCAGACCGCCGATTTCATAAATCCGGCCGGGTTGCAGTCGATCGGTAACAACCTGTTCCTGGAAACCGCCGCCAGCGGCGCGCCGCAGGCCGGCAATCCGGGTCAGAACGGCCTGGGTACGGTGCTGCAGAACACGCTGGAGAATTCCAACGTCAGCGTGGTGGAAGAGCTGGTCAATATGATCACCACCCAGCGCGCCTACGAGATGAATTCCAAGGTTATTTCCACTGCAGATCAAATGCTGCAATACATCAGTCAGAACCTCTGACCGGAGTGATGTGAAATGAAAACGCTGCGTTGCTCTGTGCTGCTTTGCGTTCTGGCGTTGTTGACCGCGTGCGTTCAGGTGCCCCCGCGTCCTGATGACCCGGCTTACGCGCCGGTGTTGCCGCGCACGCCAATTCCGCAGGCATTGAATAATGGTGCTATCTACCAGGCCGGCTTTAACCAGAACCTGTTCGATGACCGCAAGGCTCACCGGGTAGGTGACATCATTACCATCACGTTGCAGGAGCGCATGGCCGCAAGCAAAAGTGCCGACAATGAGATCAGCAAGAACAGCTCTACGCAGATTGCCAACCCGACCCTGTTCGGTAATGTCGTCGGTGCCAAGGGCTTGAGTCTGGGCGTCGACATGGGTGGAGAGCGCAGTTTCGCTGGTGACTCTGAAGCCAACCAGACTAATAGTCTGACTGGTTCGATCACTGTGACCGTGGCCGAAGTATTGCCCAATGGCATCTTGCGCGTTCGCGGCGAGAAGTGGATTACGCTGAATAATGGTAATGAACTGATCCGTATTTCCGGCCTGGTACGCAGCGACGACGTGGCTACCGATAACACCGTTCCATCAACCCGTGTAGCCGATGCACGCATCGCTTATTCGGGTACTGGCGCCTTCGCCAACGCCAGTCA
This genomic stretch from Halopseudomonas pelagia harbors:
- the flgH gene encoding flagellar basal body L-ring protein FlgH, with the protein product MKTLRCSVLLCVLALLTACVQVPPRPDDPAYAPVLPRTPIPQALNNGAIYQAGFNQNLFDDRKAHRVGDIITITLQERMAASKSADNEISKNSSTQIANPTLFGNVVGAKGLSLGVDMGGERSFAGDSEANQTNSLTGSITVTVAEVLPNGILRVRGEKWITLNNGNELIRISGLVRSDDVATDNTVPSTRVADARIAYSGTGAFANASQPGWLSQFFLSPLWPF